One Salvia splendens isolate huo1 chromosome 12, SspV2, whole genome shotgun sequence genomic window carries:
- the LOC121756897 gene encoding 50S ribosomal protein L11, chloroplastic-like, whose translation MASSSLCAYNAPISISSRNFPTSKKLHGEAESKLPISTMFSSLSLSSNQTTTLQFLSEKRPLRLSSTPRTLTVIAMAPPKPGGKAKKVVGVVKLALEAGKATPAPPVGPALGAKGVNIAAFCKDYNARTADKAGYIIPVEITVFDDRSFTFILKTPPASVLLLKAAGAEKGSQNPKQDKVGKVTIDQLRTIAQEKLPDLNCSSLESAMRIIAGTAANMGIDVNPPVLEPKKKELV comes from the exons ATGGCTTCTTCATCTCTCTGCGCTTACAACGCTCCAATTTCTATCTCCTCTAGAAATTTCCCTACTTCAAAGAAACTCCATGGGGAAGCTGAATCCAAACTTCCAATTTCTACAATGTTTTCGTCCCTCAGTCTATCCTCAAACCAGACCACCACTCTTCAGTTTTTGAGCGAGAAACGGCCGCTGCGCCTCTCTTCCACGCCGCGAACTCTCACCGTCATCGCCATGGCGCCTCCTAAACCCGGAGGGAAAGCCAAAAAAG TGGTTGGGGTGGTGAAGCTGGCTCTGGAGGCGGGGAAGGCGACTCCGGCGCCGCCGGTGGGGCCCGCATTGGGTGCCAAGGGTGTGAACATAGCGGCATTTTGTAAGGACTACAATGCTCGCACCGCTGATAAGGCTGGTTATATCATTCCCGTCGAAATCACGGTTTTCGAC GATAGAAGTTTCACTTTCATCTTGAAGACTCCACCTGCTTCGGTTTTGCTGCTCAAAGCTGCGG GTGCGGAGAAAGGTTCTCAGAACCCTAAGCAGGACAAAGTTGGGAAGGTAACAATCGACCAGCTGCGGACAATTGCACAAGAAAAATTGCCAGATCTCAACTGTTCAAGTCTGGAGTCAGCGATGAGAATTATAGCCGGCACCGCAGCAAATATGGGAATTGATGTCAACCCTCCTGTACTAGAACCGAAAAAGAAGGAACTTGTGTAG